A single window of Nicotiana sylvestris chromosome 5, ASM39365v2, whole genome shotgun sequence DNA harbors:
- the LOC104242271 gene encoding uncharacterized protein has product MARKMKSLEQSLKNMQGLSDQKSVSYFDLCMFPHVHFPASFKMPKFESTMGIDLVAHLKRYCNQLRGAGGKEELQMAYFGESFTGTASEWYMDQEITHWHMWDNMARDFIRRLQYNVDITPDRNTLSNLKKKTAKSFREYAIKWREQAARVKPPMDETKMVSVFLQAQEADYFQNMMSVMGKPFAEAIKIGEMVESGLKMGCILSQLAIRATSQAI; this is encoded by the coding sequence atggctcggaagatgaagagtctcgaacaaagcctgaaaaacatgcaaggtctgagtgaCCAAAAGAGTGTTTCATACTttgacctctgtatgtttccccatgtccactttCCAGCTAgtttcaagatgccaaaatttgaaagtACGATGGGCATAGACCTGGTCGCTCACCTGAAACGATATTGTAACCAGTTGAGAGGcgctggtggaaaagaggagttgcaaatggcctattttggggaaagcttcaCCGGAAccgcttctgagtggtatatggATCAAGAAATTACTCATTGGCACATGTGGGACAATATGGCCCGAGATTTTATCCGCCGGCtccagtataatgtggacatcaCTCCCGACAGAAACACTTTGtctaatttgaaaaagaaaactgcaaaaagcttccgagagtacgcTATCAAGTGGCGTGAACAAGCTGCCAGGGTGAAACCCCCAATGGATGAGACCAAGATGGTCAGTGTTTTCttgcaagcccaagaggctgattacttccagaacatgatgtccgttATGGGCAAGCCGTTTGCAGAAGCCATAAAGATTGGGGAAATGGTGGAAAGTGGTTTGAAAATGGGTTGTATCCTGAGCCAGTTGGCTATAAGAGCCACCTCTCAAGCAATCTAG
- the LOC104242270 gene encoding tetraspanin-6, with the protein MYRFSNTVIGFLNLFTLLASIPIIGAGLWMARSSTTCEKFLQTPLLFLGFIILIISLAGFIGACFHVAWALWLYLFVMLFLIGALMGLTVFGFVVTSQGGVVDVPGKVYKEYHLDNYSTWLKKRIKDPQYWMTIRACILGSKTCATVITWSPFDYLTKDLTPIQSGCCKPPTACNYGLTTLSQDPDCYRWNNDPNLLCYECDSCKAGVLEDVRRDWQKISVLNIVMLVFLIGIYSIGCCAFQNTKRAVSDYPHGQNRMSKVRPRWDFYWWRWWHDRRRQLY; encoded by the exons ATGTATAGATTCAGCAACACAGTGATAGGTTTCTTGAATCTTTTCACACTGTTAGCATCAATTCCAATAATAGGAGCTGGATTATGGATGGCAAGGAGCAGTACAACATGTGAAAAATTCCTCCAAACACCACTCTTGTTTCTAGGTTTCATAATCCTCATAATTTCATTGGCTGGTTTCATAGGAGCTTGTTTCCATGTTGCATGGGCACTTTGGCTATACCTTTTTGTCATGTTGTTCCTCATAGGGGCATTGATGGGGTTAACTGtgtttggttttgtggtaacAAGCCAAGGTGGTGTGGTGGATGTGCCTGGGAAAGTGTACAAAGAGTATCATCTTGACAATTACTCAACATGGTTGAAGAAGAGAATTAAGGATCCTCAATATTGGATGACTATTAGGGCTTGTATTTTGGGTTCCAAGACTTGTGCTACTGTTATTACTTGGAGTCCATTTGATTATCTTACCAAAGACTTGACTCCTATTCAG TCAGGGTGTTGCAAGCCACCAACAGCATGCAACTATGGATTGACAACACTGTCACAGGACCCGGATTGTTACCGTTGGAACAATGACCCGAATTTGCTGTGCTATGAATGTGACTCTTGCAAAGCTGGAGTTCTTGAAGATGTGAGAAGAGATTGGCAAAAGATATCTGTTCTTAACATTGTCATGCTCGTCTTCCTCATTGGTATTTACTCCATTGGTTGTTGTGCTTTCCAAAACACTAAGCGGGCTGTATCCGATTACCCGCATGGCCAAAACCGTATGTCTAAAGTCCGACCCAGATGGGATTTCTACTG GTGGAGATGGTGGCACGACAGAAGACGTCAGCTTTATTAG